CATCTTTCAGCTTATCCTTCAAGCCCAGCTCCCGATATTTTTGACCGCTAGTATTGAAAAACTTCTTCAGCTCTAATCCGCTGGTTTTATATAATTGTTCGATTTCAGTTCGAGAAGGCGGATTTTCCGCTATATGGATCGCTTCATATTGCAGTTCATGATGATCCAACCACTTCTTCGCATTACGGCATGTGCCGCATTTTGGGTACCAATATAATATTAAGCCCATCGTTTCACCACCTATCAATAGGATACCCGTTTTCTCCACGCAATACAACGAAATGTCTTTGAATTCGACCGGTTTTGAACAAAGGAAATAAAGGGAATGCCCATTGCGGACATTCCCTTCATTGAACCAGTTCAAAAGGCTTATAACGCGTATTTCTCCATTTCAATCACCTTCACGGAAGCTTCACGTTTTTTCGCGATTACATTGATCGGGTTGTGCCTCGTCAATTTGCGAAGCGAAGAAAGCATGATGCGAAGTGTATCACCTGTTTCCACGGCAATTAACGTTTCCTTGGCATGCTGTTCAATTTCATTGAATGCTTCTTGGACGAAAATTTCAGTGTAAAGCACCTTTTGTTTGTTCTTATCCAAACCAGTGGCTGCGATCGCTTTTTCCGTACGTAATACGACAGACTCTGCAGCATATGCAAGGGATACGATGTCCGCAATGTTGGAAAGAATTTCTTGCTCTTGGTCAAGACGTTTGCCATACTTCTGCGCAGCAAGGCCCGCTGCTAAAATACCGATTTTCTTGGCATTCCTGACGAGCATTTTTTCCTGTGCCAACGGCTCATCACCAGGCTCTTCAGGCATCATCATCATCAATTCCTCCTGAAGTCCTTGAGCCTTTTGAAGAAGAGGCAGTTCACCTTTAAGCGCCTTCTTCAGGAATGTCCCCGGAACAAGCAGGCGATTGATTTCATTTGTGCCTTCAAAGATGCGGTTAATGCGTGAATCTCGATAAGCTTTTTCAATTTCATACTCCTGCATGAAACCATAGCCTCCATGAAGCTGTACGCCTTCGTCCGTTACGTAATCCAATACTTCAGAAGCGAAGAATTTATTCAA
This genomic stretch from Peribacillus muralis harbors:
- a CDS encoding arsenate reductase family protein — encoded protein: MGLILYWYPKCGTCRNAKKWLDHHELQYEAIHIAENPPSRTEIEQLYKTSGLELKKFFNTSGQKYRELGLKDKLKDATEAEMLDILATDGMLLKRPIVTDGAKVTVGFKEEQFEQVWN